Proteins from a single region of Diorhabda sublineata isolate icDioSubl1.1 chromosome 2, icDioSubl1.1, whole genome shotgun sequence:
- the LOC130452901 gene encoding three-prime repair exonuclease 1 isoform X2: MFKHLVTRYTYLKMDSPSNAVFNIKTFAFFDLETTGLPFQENNTTKITELCLTTVHAEHIRLGVFPRVQNKLSLCFNPWKLISEDSEKLTGLSNSLLEQSSRFSKETVAAINSFLSHNPQPICLVAHNGNHFDYPLFKREIEKTNCSLLDNILCVDSLLAFREIEKNQRNEITKQNIDEVDRSVPVEFTPKYDELLFSCEAQAKNETTPRKQIIRQTDTSTPTKKLKPIVPKILNFSGGYKLGDVYSRLTKKEPIGAHQADADAQMLIMCAATLGDTFVDWCNQNAKKLCDIPTMVPGRKIGT; this comes from the exons ATGTTCAAACATTTAGTTACTAGGTACACGTATTTAAAAATGGATTCTCCCTCAAATGctgtatttaatattaaaacattcGCTTTTTTTGATCTTGAAACAACTGGTTTAccttttcaagaaaataatacaaCTAAAATTACAGAATTATGCTTAACAACTGTACATGCCGAACACATTCGGCTGGGAGTATTCCCACGAGTTCAAAATAAACTAAGCTTATGTTTTAATCCATGGAAACTGATATCGGAAGATTCTGAAAAACTAACAG gtcTTTCAAATAGTCTTTTAGAGCAATCTTCGCGATTCTCTAAAGAAACTGTAGCTGCAATTAATAGTTTTCTTAGCCACAATCCCCAACCGATATGTTTAGTAGCACACAATGGAAATCATTTTGATTATCCATTGTTTAAAcgagaaatagaaaaaacaaattgttcTCTATTGGACAATATTTTATGCGTTGATTCATTGCTCGCATTTcgagaaatagaaaaaaatcaacgaaacgagattacaaaacaaaatattgatgaaGTTGATAGAAGCGTACCAGTTGAATTTACACCGAAATATGACGAATTGTTATTCAGTTGCGAAGCTCAAGCTAAGAATGAAACAACTCCTCGGAAACAGATTATACGGCAAACTGATACTTCAACacctacaaaaaaattgaaaccgatcgttccaaaaattttaaattttag CGGGGGGTACAAGTTGGGTGACGTATACTCCAGACTGACAAAAAAGGAACCGATCGGTGCTCATCAAGCAGATGCAGATGCTCAGATGTTGATAATGTGTGCAGCAACTTTGGGCGATACTTTTGTAGATTGGTGTAACCAAAATGCGAAAAAATTATGTGATATACCTACTATGGTACCTGGACGTAAAATTGGAACATAG
- the LOC130452768 gene encoding eukaryotic translation initiation factor eIF1, translating to MSIQNLNTFDPFADASKGADDDVQDGLVHIRIQQRNGRKTLTTVQGLSKEYDLKKIVRACKKEFACNGTVIEHPEYGEVLQLQGDQRENICQWLTKAGLAKPDQLKVHGF from the exons ATGTCCATCCAGAATCTTAACACATTCG ACCCATTTGCTGATGCAAGTAAGGGTGCAGACGACGATGTTCAAGACGGACTTGTTCACATAAGAATACAACAACGTAATGGTCGTAAGACTTTGACTACTGTCCAAGGACTCTCCAAAGAATATGATCTGAAGAAGATTGTTCGAGCATGTAAAAAg GAATTTGCATGTAATGGAACAGTAATAGAACACCCCGAATACGGAGAAGTTCTCCAATTGCAAGGTGATCAAAGAGAAAATATATGCCAGTGGCTTACTAAGGCGGGTTTGGCAAAACCGGACCAACTGAAGGTACACGGTTTCTAA
- the LOC130452901 gene encoding three-prime repair exonuclease 1 isoform X1, which translates to MHNITRYTYLKMDSPSNAVFNIKTFAFFDLETTGLPFQENNTTKITELCLTTVHAEHIRLGVFPRVQNKLSLCFNPWKLISEDSEKLTGLSNSLLEQSSRFSKETVAAINSFLSHNPQPICLVAHNGNHFDYPLFKREIEKTNCSLLDNILCVDSLLAFREIEKNQRNEITKQNIDEVDRSVPVEFTPKYDELLFSCEAQAKNETTPRKQIIRQTDTSTPTKKLKPIVPKILNFSGGYKLGDVYSRLTKKEPIGAHQADADAQMLIMCAATLGDTFVDWCNQNAKKLCDIPTMVPGRKIGT; encoded by the exons atgcaCAACA TTACTAGGTACACGTATTTAAAAATGGATTCTCCCTCAAATGctgtatttaatattaaaacattcGCTTTTTTTGATCTTGAAACAACTGGTTTAccttttcaagaaaataatacaaCTAAAATTACAGAATTATGCTTAACAACTGTACATGCCGAACACATTCGGCTGGGAGTATTCCCACGAGTTCAAAATAAACTAAGCTTATGTTTTAATCCATGGAAACTGATATCGGAAGATTCTGAAAAACTAACAG gtcTTTCAAATAGTCTTTTAGAGCAATCTTCGCGATTCTCTAAAGAAACTGTAGCTGCAATTAATAGTTTTCTTAGCCACAATCCCCAACCGATATGTTTAGTAGCACACAATGGAAATCATTTTGATTATCCATTGTTTAAAcgagaaatagaaaaaacaaattgttcTCTATTGGACAATATTTTATGCGTTGATTCATTGCTCGCATTTcgagaaatagaaaaaaatcaacgaaacgagattacaaaacaaaatattgatgaaGTTGATAGAAGCGTACCAGTTGAATTTACACCGAAATATGACGAATTGTTATTCAGTTGCGAAGCTCAAGCTAAGAATGAAACAACTCCTCGGAAACAGATTATACGGCAAACTGATACTTCAACacctacaaaaaaattgaaaccgatcgttccaaaaattttaaattttag CGGGGGGTACAAGTTGGGTGACGTATACTCCAGACTGACAAAAAAGGAACCGATCGGTGCTCATCAAGCAGATGCAGATGCTCAGATGTTGATAATGTGTGCAGCAACTTTGGGCGATACTTTTGTAGATTGGTGTAACCAAAATGCGAAAAAATTATGTGATATACCTACTATGGTACCTGGACGTAAAATTGGAACATAG
- the LOC130440599 gene encoding uncharacterized protein LOC130440599: MLNCVLKEKNEIINWRRRFLRDIKKFEEEGRKIYYLDETWVNAGHTVNKVWTDTTILSARDAFIRGLSTGLKNPTGKGQRLIILHIDSENGFVEKRLDMFQSKKTGDYHEEMNSDRFEGWFQGILNKLEDGSVIVMDNVSYHSRKLDQCPTSSTRKADIQQWLRERNINFENNMVRALVKENRPLVQRYVVDEMAKEKNKIVLRLPPYHCEFNPIELIWAQIKGEVARKNATFKISDVQTLFTKALNNVTQTNWSKAIQHVRFFRNKMWDIDNLMDKQVEPLIINLRALSTTFFEHKKFIQERTLCCL, encoded by the coding sequence ATGTTAAACTgtgttttgaaagaaaaaaacgaaataattaattggaGAAGAAGATTTCTAAgggatattaaaaaattcgaggaggaaggaagaaaaatatattatcttgaCGAGACTTGGGTAAATGCCGGTCACACGGTGAACAAAGTGTGGACTGATACTACAATCTTAAGTGCACGAGATGCATTTATCCGTGGCCTTTCAACGGGCTTAAAAAACCCGACGGGCAAAGGACAAAGATTAATAATCTTACATATTGACTCCGAAAATGGTTTTGTAGAGAAACGTCTAGATATGTTTCAATCTAAGAAAACGGGTGACTATCATGAGGAGATGAATTCAGATAGGTTCGAGGGTTGGTTTCagggaattttaaataaacttgagGACGGATCAGTCATTGTAATGGACAATGTATCCTACCATTCCAGAAAATTAGACCAGTGTCCCACAAGTTCCACACGAAAAGCGGACATACAACAGTGGTTAAGGGAAcggaatattaattttgaaaacaatatggTACGGGCATTGGTTAAAGAGAATCGGCCATTAGTCCAAAGATATGTCGTTGATGAGATGgccaaagagaaaaataaaattgttttacgatTGCCACCTTACCATTGTGAATTCAACCCAATTGAACTCATATGGGCACAAATCAAGGGTGAGGTGGCAAGGAAAAACgcaacatttaaaattagtgatgtccaaactttatttactaaagCTTTAAATAATGTTACCCAAACCAATTGGAGTAAGGCAATCCAACATGtccgattttttcgaaataaaatgtgggacattgataatttaatggaTAAACAAGTGGAacctctaataataaatttaagagcCCTCTCAACCACCTTTTTtgaacacaaaaaatttatccAGGAAAGGACCTTGTGttgtttataa